From a single Bacillus sp. 2205SS5-2 genomic region:
- a CDS encoding membrane lipoprotein lipid attachment site-containing protein, which yields MKKIFFIFILLVLTGCQQRVPEPESVAAQTVINRNVQNDRANFQVSHIVQQNNVYIECRLKNISFSGQKGKQAGKIIVNVNGKRTGEYRTAAFVVKNLPKGNHFLKLNVLSLDDKLLAQKQFFVWVP from the coding sequence TTGAAGAAAATATTCTTCATATTTATTCTATTAGTCCTCACAGGTTGTCAACAAAGGGTTCCTGAACCAGAATCAGTTGCTGCACAAACGGTAATAAATCGCAATGTACAGAATGATAGGGCAAACTTTCAAGTTTCACATATTGTACAACAAAATAATGTTTATATTGAATGTAGGTTAAAAAATATTTCCTTCTCTGGACAGAAAGGAAAACAGGCAGGGAAAATTATTGTTAATGTAAATGGAAAACGAACTGGTGAGTACCGTACTGCGGCGTTCGTGGTGAAAAATTTACCGAAAGGGAACCATTTCTTGAAGCTAAATGTCCTATCACTTGATGATAAATTGCTGGCACAAAAGCAGTTTTTTGTCTGGGTTCCCTGA
- a CDS encoding YlbF family regulator: MLATLERVEILQSSEALAEMILQSAEADSFRACYYRLNNTTSSQRRIRKFTELKELYEEVQRFGRYHPDYQRVMKEIREVKREMDLDEHVANFRKAENDLQHLLDEVSLLIGRSVSEHIKVPTGNPFFQTSSCGGGCGTGGGCSCSA; this comes from the coding sequence TTGCTTGCTACATTAGAAAGAGTAGAAATTCTACAATCATCAGAAGCGTTAGCAGAAATGATTTTGCAATCAGCAGAAGCGGATTCCTTTCGTGCATGTTATTATAGACTAAATAATACAACTTCTAGCCAAAGAAGGATTCGTAAATTTACTGAATTGAAGGAATTATATGAAGAAGTTCAGCGTTTTGGTCGCTACCATCCAGATTATCAGCGTGTTATGAAAGAGATTAGAGAAGTAAAACGTGAGATGGACCTTGACGAACATGTAGCGAACTTCCGAAAAGCTGAAAACGACCTTCAACATTTATTGGATGAGGTAAGTTTGCTAATCGGTCGTTCTGTTTCTGAACATATAAAAGTACCAACAGGCAACCCTTTTTTCCAAACTTCTTCTTGTGGAGGAGGATGTGGAACTGGAGGAGGATGCAGTTGTTCTGCTTAA
- a CDS encoding YlbE-like family protein translates to MRKDVLEVIYSSGDLKNYLREQPNWYRKLTRNPEEINLFQVSAIQYYKKTIPHQVEKFSNGVQMASMMMGMFQAMNTPGE, encoded by the coding sequence ATGAGAAAAGATGTCCTCGAGGTTATATATTCTAGTGGAGACTTAAAAAACTACTTAAGGGAACAACCAAATTGGTATCGTAAACTGACAAGAAACCCTGAAGAAATAAATCTATTTCAAGTATCTGCCATCCAGTATTATAAAAAAACGATCCCCCATCAAGTTGAAAAATTTTCGAATGGTGTCCAAATGGCTTCGATGATGATGGGGATGTTTCAAGCAATGAATACGCCAGGAGAGTAA
- a CDS encoding YugN family protein produces MKFENTGIETLKADMNRLDEIMRSHGLLREGQWDYERVTYDRKFEIKEGTFYFRVQGHTVEGDVGAHEASIQLMTPLLGKHYYPHGVEYGENEHFPQHLQKSCQQLIDAVVKEVSEIAH; encoded by the coding sequence ATGAAATTTGAAAATACCGGCATTGAGACACTTAAAGCGGACATGAATCGCTTAGATGAAATTATGCGTTCACACGGACTATTAAGAGAAGGTCAATGGGATTATGAACGAGTAACTTATGATCGTAAATTCGAAATCAAAGAAGGTACGTTTTACTTCCGTGTACAAGGTCACACCGTTGAAGGTGACGTTGGTGCCCATGAAGCATCCATTCAACTAATGACCCCATTACTCGGAAAACATTATTATCCTCATGGTGTTGAGTACGGTGAAAATGAACATTTCCCACAGCACCTCCAAAAATCATGTCAACAATTAATTGATGCAGTAGTCAAAGAAGTTAGCGAAATCGCCCATTAA
- a CDS encoding CAP domain-containing protein — MLTIPKEDSTLEIDKQRPEELRPQKGISTFIGKDISTFTKQYGEPVRRDRSAYGYQWWVYSEDPYQYKMVGVEEDKIVTIYALGPEVDVAPFTLGQNLEDIYRFTIIETEIFLEGKEGSYRFDLSEEDLTTRLLIDFGEVFAQVYVDKLSGTLTSVRYMDKETLINLRPYEMVYRGSLVETTLEVDEWGMVELGNEKQIYEITNIVRSLYDVSYVQWDEVAASVAKQHSQDMFQEEYFDHISPTFGSLGDRLKAGEVEFQSAGENIAKLYMDGADAVQGWLNSQGHREALLEEDFTHLGVGVYRKYYTQNFIQKE, encoded by the coding sequence TTGTTAACAATACCGAAAGAAGATAGTACTTTAGAAATTGACAAACAAAGACCAGAAGAATTAAGACCCCAAAAAGGTATTTCTACTTTTATTGGAAAAGATATTTCTACTTTTACGAAGCAATACGGTGAGCCAGTACGAAGGGATCGTTCTGCATATGGTTATCAGTGGTGGGTGTATAGCGAGGATCCTTATCAATATAAGATGGTCGGAGTCGAAGAAGACAAAATTGTCACAATTTATGCCCTTGGCCCAGAAGTAGATGTTGCTCCTTTTACTTTAGGGCAAAATCTTGAGGACATATATCGTTTTACAATTATTGAGACCGAGATTTTTCTAGAAGGGAAAGAGGGCTCTTATCGTTTTGATTTATCAGAAGAAGATTTAACGACAAGATTATTAATTGATTTCGGAGAAGTTTTTGCTCAAGTTTATGTAGATAAATTGAGTGGAACCCTAACTAGTGTCCGATACATGGATAAAGAAACGCTAATTAATCTACGTCCTTATGAAATGGTTTATCGGGGGAGTTTAGTTGAAACAACACTTGAGGTTGATGAGTGGGGGATGGTTGAATTAGGAAATGAAAAGCAAATTTATGAAATTACAAATATTGTACGCTCTCTTTATGATGTCTCATATGTCCAATGGGATGAAGTGGCTGCAAGTGTAGCTAAACAACATAGTCAAGATATGTTTCAAGAGGAGTATTTTGATCATATCTCTCCGACGTTTGGGAGCCTTGGAGATCGGTTGAAAGCAGGAGAGGTTGAATTTCAATCTGCTGGAGAAAATATTGCAAAACTTTACATGGATGGGGCAGATGCAGTACAAGGCTGGTTAAACTCACAGGGGCATCGTGAGGCATTACTAGAAGAAGATTTCACCCATTTAGGAGTTGGAGTATATAGAAAGTACTACACGCAAAATTTTATTCAAAAGGAATGA
- the ytvI gene encoding sporulation integral membrane protein YtvI: MTKLFTKKTFFVTVLIVFAVIVLYYILPVSVPLLTASITALLLEPAVNLLQRKTSIKRRLAVLLVFLLFIFFIGLSGFFLATKVIGEGIKLVEDAPIYLNELSNIWVDYGQKFEKASQDFPTEIIDRVQTDIETFLKDLQSNLTQDYLNLEKISAFLSYIPNYLVNFIVYLIALFLFMIDLPRIRESIYSHLTERTADKVSFMTSRLSYVVFGFFKAQFLVSIIIFFVSFIGLLFISPEVALVMSVIIWLVDFVPIIGSIVILGPWSLFHLMTGDIALGTKLAILATLLLIIRRTVEPKVMGSHIGLSPLATLIAMYLGLKLFGVLGFIIGPLILIIFNSSKEAGIIKFNFKI, from the coding sequence TTGACCAAATTATTTACAAAAAAAACGTTTTTTGTGACAGTATTGATTGTATTTGCAGTCATTGTCCTTTATTATATTCTACCTGTTTCTGTGCCCTTATTAACAGCTAGTATAACCGCTTTGTTGTTAGAACCAGCCGTCAACCTACTTCAAAGAAAAACTTCCATAAAAAGAAGACTAGCGGTTTTACTTGTTTTTTTACTTTTTATTTTTTTCATTGGTCTTTCTGGTTTCTTTTTGGCAACAAAAGTCATTGGCGAAGGTATAAAACTAGTGGAAGATGCCCCCATCTACTTGAATGAACTTTCAAACATTTGGGTGGACTATGGTCAAAAATTTGAAAAAGCATCACAGGACTTTCCGACTGAAATTATCGATCGTGTACAAACAGACATTGAGACTTTTCTTAAGGATCTCCAATCTAACTTAACACAAGATTACTTAAACCTAGAAAAGATAAGTGCATTTTTATCCTATATCCCAAATTATTTAGTGAATTTTATTGTCTATTTAATTGCTCTATTTTTGTTCATGATTGATTTGCCAAGAATTAGAGAGAGTATTTATTCACATTTAACAGAGCGTACAGCTGACAAAGTTAGTTTTATGACCTCGCGATTATCTTATGTTGTGTTTGGATTTTTTAAAGCACAATTTTTAGTTAGTATAATAATCTTTTTTGTTTCTTTTATCGGCTTACTCTTCATATCACCAGAAGTGGCCTTAGTCATGTCTGTTATCATTTGGTTAGTGGATTTCGTTCCAATAATAGGCTCAATTGTCATTCTAGGACCGTGGTCGCTCTTTCATTTAATGACTGGAGATATCGCTTTGGGAACAAAACTTGCTATTTTGGCGACACTCTTATTGATTATCCGTCGAACAGTCGAACCAAAAGTAATGGGAAGCCATATCGGCCTATCACCCCTAGCAACACTCATAGCAATGTATCTAGGATTAAAACTCTTTGGGGTTCTTGGGTTCATTATAGGGCCGTTGATTCTCATTATTTTCAATTCCTCTAAAGAAGCTGGCATTATTAAATTTAATTTTAAAATCTAA
- a CDS encoding PaaI family thioesterase, protein MENKLHSQFEDCLKDANNEEQKALSLLLEGFLNKKRQKNVTYIGGLLQMNASLDETSCEVSIPITALTHNSLGIVHGGITATLVDSAMGTLANQFLPKDYGAVTSSLQIHYLSPGKYGSLRAKAHVIHQGKNTMMVEGKVLNDEDKVIAHSTASFFILKKRK, encoded by the coding sequence ATGGAGAATAAATTACACTCACAATTTGAAGATTGTTTGAAAGATGCGAATAATGAAGAACAGAAAGCTCTATCCCTTCTATTGGAAGGATTTTTGAATAAAAAGAGACAAAAAAATGTTACGTATATCGGTGGGCTTTTACAAATGAACGCTAGCCTTGATGAAACAAGCTGTGAGGTATCTATACCAATTACAGCTTTAACCCATAATTCTTTAGGTATCGTTCATGGGGGAATTACAGCCACCTTAGTCGATTCAGCCATGGGAACATTAGCCAATCAGTTTCTTCCTAAAGACTATGGTGCTGTTACTTCTAGTCTACAAATTCATTATTTATCTCCAGGAAAATATGGATCTCTGAGAGCAAAAGCTCACGTCATTCATCAAGGGAAAAACACAATGATGGTTGAAGGGAAGGTGTTGAATGACGAAGATAAAGTCATAGCACATAGTACTGCTTCTTTTTTTATTCTAAAAAAGAGAAAATAA
- a CDS encoding YlbD family protein, whose product MGKKELHPSVLEFKKFVQNHPSLAKEVHSGRSTWQELFEDWYLFGEEDPKWDPFKKEGSSENQAKEKNENKGLMDQLSGILQKMEPDQIQNHISNLSQALGAIQGVLTQFSSSNSSSTQVKTEPKSRPNPFSFNKD is encoded by the coding sequence ATGGGAAAAAAAGAATTGCATCCCTCTGTTTTGGAGTTCAAAAAATTTGTGCAAAATCATCCCTCTCTTGCAAAAGAGGTTCACAGTGGTCGATCTACTTGGCAGGAGCTATTTGAAGATTGGTATTTATTCGGGGAAGAAGACCCAAAATGGGATCCTTTTAAGAAGGAGGGGAGTAGCGAGAACCAAGCTAAAGAAAAAAATGAAAATAAGGGATTGATGGATCAGCTTTCTGGAATACTTCAAAAAATGGAACCCGATCAAATTCAAAATCATATCTCCAATTTAAGTCAGGCATTAGGTGCGATTCAGGGCGTTTTGACTCAATTTTCATCGTCAAACTCTTCGTCTACACAGGTAAAAACAGAGCCAAAATCTCGTCCCAATCCTTTTTCCTTTAACAAAGATTGA